The Stieleria maiorica genome includes the window GCTCCAGTCGGGGGCTGGATGGTTTGAAGTTCATGGACCGGGGGAATTGGGAAAGCAGCGGGAAAGTCGATTGGAAGCTATCACCCTACGAAATTTTCTGCATCGTGACAGCGGCAGGTCGTCGGTCGTAAAAGGTGTTGTTTGCTTTCCCCGGCCGCTCCAACCACAAGGAGGTCAATGCCATCCGTGGGCTTTTTCGATTCCCCCAGAACTTCACCCCGAACGCACCACCCGAAGAAAAAAATATCTGCCAGGGAGGGTGACAAGCTTTGGCACTTGATTCTCAGAGGTTGAAAATCGCAGGACCCCGATCGGGAAACAGGGTAAGAAGATTATTGGGTAGGAAGATTGAGGTCTGATCGGGGGGAAAGGATCGCGAGAATCTTTGGAAAATCCTGGGACACACCGGGGGCGGTAACATCCTTGTTTCCGATGTGGCGTCTTTGGGCGTCGAAACAATCCCCACTCGATCGATGCCGATGCCTCCCCAAGAGCTCGCCGAAACGTGGAAACGCTGCTCGTCGCGGTTGTTGTTGATCGCGCGTGCGATCGGCGAACCGGCCGAGGACGCGGTGCAGGAGGCGTTCTTGCGGCTGGCACGGCAATCGCCACCGCCGGACGACCCCTTCGCTTGGCTGGTCACGGTGACGCGAAACCAACTGTTGCAATGGCGTCGCAGCGGAATCCGTCGCCGGCGACGCGAACGCGGTTCCGATCAACAATCGGCTTGGTTTGAGGGGGAATCGCGGCTGCTGGAATCCGCGCTCGATGCCCAAGAGGTCACCGAGGCACTGAAACTTTTGGACGCCGACCAGAGGCAGGTCATTGTCATGCGATTGTGGGGTGAACTCAGTTTCAAGCAAATCGCCGAGGTCATGGCGTGTTCCCAATCCACGGCACATCGGACCTTTCAATCCGGCATTCAAGCCATGCAACGCAAATTCAATCCGACAGCCGATTCGGTCGGTGGGAGGGATTCAAAATGAATCTGGACAATGAAAATGAAAATGAAAATGAAAATGACAGGGAGCGGGACGGCGACGACGACGGGATCGACCAGGCGTTCATCGCTCGACTGCGTGGACTGACGCCGGCGTCGGTTTCCGCCTCCGCAGACGACGGTCCCGAGACTCCGCTCAGCATCGAATCGATTTTGTATCGCGCGGGCTTCGAAGCCGGGCGGGATCATGTTCGTCGCATGTCGATTGTCCGGAACGCAAATGCCGGGCAATGGTTGTCGTTGCTGGCGGCCAGCGTGTTGACGGCCGTCGTCACCATACCGGTCGCGCTGGGCATCGGGCGGCACTGGCAGTCGCCAAACCCGGCCCGGGTGGCGGTGCAGCACGATGCGTCTCCATCGGAAACCGACAACGCGGCCCCAGAGCCGAGTGATGAGCCCTCGGGTGCACCGGTCGGTGCTGAAGCGACTCCATCGATCAAGTCGACGCGGTGGCAAAACATTCATTCCGACTGGCACCTCACGACCATCGCCGGCGGCACACCGTTGGCAACACTGACTGCGTTTCATAGCCGATCGCTAGAGACGCTTCCGAGGTCCAATTGGATTGCACTGGAAGACGACCCCTTTGACGCAGGCGACACGATCTCTGCCGGAGATTTGGACACGCTCACTGCCACTTTCGATTTACAGGTTCAACCACGATGAAAAACACGACCGCGGTAATCTGTGCGGTGGCGTCGCTGTTGGTAGTGACGCCCTCGCGCGGCCAAGTCATGCTTTCGCCTGCATTCACGCAGGGCGACCAAGCTCCGACAGAATCGGAAACGTCAACAACGGTGCGTCTGCACCCGCGCCACCAATCGGATCCGATGCTGAAGTATCGTTTGTGGCCGGCGCCGGAAAAACGCAGGCCCCGACCGGTCATGGTGACGGTCAATCGCGCCCTGATCCTCGTGGCCCAGGTTTCACCGACGAAAAAGCGTGAGTTTTTGGAACGCTACGACACCTGGACGTCGCTTCCCATCGATCAACTTCCCGTCGACGAAGCACGGGAGAGCTACGGGCCATTCGAAACGGCGATCGGAGTCTTGCGGACGGGCGAGACCTGGATGGGTTTGGACTATGACCTGGGCATGGCAGAGATGTCGGCGGAGGACAGGGTTTCCACCTTGCTGCCGGAGTTCCAGGAGATGCGCGATTTGGCGCGACTGCTTGCATTGCGGACACGTGTCGCTGCGGCGGAGGAACGCTGGGATGATGCCGTGGCCGACTTGCGGCTCGGGTTTCGATTGTCCCAGGCCGCCAGTCACAGCACCGATACCTTGCTGGGGCGATTGATCGGGACGGCGATCAGCGAAACGATGTTGAAGACGATCGAATCGATGATCCAACAACCCGAGTGCCCCAATCTGTATTGGGCGCTGGCGGGATTGCCGGCCGATCAGCTGTTCGATTTTCGTGAGGCGATGGAGTATGAATCGACGCTCAGCAGCCACCTGGGAATCATCGCGGGACTGGACGAATTGCCCGACACCGTGATCGGCGAACAGGAAGCATTGCTCCGCTTGAAAAAGATCACTCATGCCTTTGCGACGATG containing:
- a CDS encoding sigma-70 family RNA polymerase sigma factor, with the protein product MPMPPQELAETWKRCSSRLLLIARAIGEPAEDAVQEAFLRLARQSPPPDDPFAWLVTVTRNQLLQWRRSGIRRRRRERGSDQQSAWFEGESRLLESALDAQEVTEALKLLDADQRQVIVMRLWGELSFKQIAEVMACSQSTAHRTFQSGIQAMQRKFNPTADSVGGRDSK